In one Alphaproteobacteria bacterium RIFCSPHIGHO2_01_FULL_41_14 genomic region, the following are encoded:
- a CDS encoding acetyl-CoA carboxylase biotin carboxylase subunit, translating to MFKKVLIANRGEIALRILRACREMGIKTVVVHSKADTEAKYVRLADERVCIGSAPSKDSYLNMSRLLAAAEITGADAIHPGYGFFSENAVFARMVREHGMTFIGPSPEHIMLMGDKIMGKRTVQELGIPVVPGSDGAVDTEEQALEIAHSMGYPVLIKATSGGGGKGMQIAYDDIQLVEGHRLARLEAKANFGDDQVFIEKYLEKPRHIEIQILADHYGNVVHLGERDCSIQRRHQKLWEEAPSPAITPAERAAIGETVVAAMKKLGYQGLGTVEFLYENSQFYFIEMNTRVQVEHPVTEMITGLDLVQNQIRVAAGEPLGFTQEDVKLRGHAIECRVNAENPETFMPSPGTVTHYHVPGGFGVRVDSALYGGYKIPPYYDSLAAKLIVHGKDREDCLSRLKGALSEFVIGGIETTLPLHRKLVVNKDMKKGDYTIHWLEKVFFGKKKDEKTDEVDK from the coding sequence ATGTTTAAAAAAGTTTTGATTGCTAATCGGGGAGAAATCGCCTTGCGCATTTTGCGTGCCTGTCGCGAAATGGGTATTAAAACGGTGGTGGTCCATTCCAAAGCAGATACGGAGGCCAAATATGTGCGGTTGGCGGACGAGAGGGTATGTATTGGATCTGCTCCCAGCAAGGATAGCTACCTGAACATGTCTCGCCTTTTGGCGGCAGCAGAAATAACAGGGGCAGACGCCATTCATCCAGGCTACGGATTCTTTTCTGAAAATGCCGTCTTTGCCCGTATGGTGCGTGAACATGGGATGACATTCATTGGTCCCTCTCCCGAACACATTATGCTCATGGGCGACAAAATCATGGGTAAACGCACGGTGCAAGAGCTGGGGATTCCCGTTGTGCCAGGATCTGATGGGGCGGTGGATACGGAAGAACAAGCTTTAGAAATCGCACACAGTATGGGGTACCCTGTTTTAATTAAAGCAACCTCCGGTGGTGGCGGGAAGGGCATGCAGATTGCCTATGATGATATCCAATTGGTGGAAGGCCATCGGCTCGCGCGCCTTGAGGCCAAAGCAAATTTTGGGGACGATCAGGTTTTCATTGAAAAATATTTGGAAAAACCCCGTCACATTGAAATTCAGATTCTAGCGGATCATTACGGCAACGTGGTGCATCTGGGCGAACGGGATTGTTCCATCCAACGCCGACACCAGAAATTATGGGAAGAAGCCCCCTCTCCTGCTATCACCCCTGCTGAGCGAGCAGCTATTGGAGAAACTGTCGTAGCCGCCATGAAAAAACTGGGGTACCAAGGGTTAGGCACCGTAGAATTCCTGTATGAGAATAGCCAATTTTATTTCATTGAGATGAACACGCGGGTTCAAGTGGAGCATCCCGTCACAGAAATGATTACGGGGCTCGATTTGGTACAAAACCAAATTCGAGTTGCCGCGGGCGAACCCTTAGGATTTACCCAAGAAGATGTGAAACTGAGGGGACACGCCATTGAATGCCGTGTGAACGCAGAAAATCCAGAAACATTTATGCCTTCTCCTGGAACCGTCACCCATTACCATGTGCCCGGAGGCTTTGGGGTGCGGGTGGATAGTGCTTTGTATGGGGGGTATAAAATCCCGCCTTACTATGACAGTTTAGCGGCTAAACTCATCGTTCATGGCAAAGATCGGGAAGATTGCCTCAGCCGTTTGAAGGGCGCTTTGTCAGAATTCGTGATTGGGGGGATTGAGACTACCTTGCCTCTTCATCGTAAGCTAGTGGTAAACAAAGACATGAAAAAAGGGGATTATACCATCCACTGGTTAGAAAAAGTCTTCTTTGGCAAGAAAAAGGATGAAAAAACAGATGAAGTAGATAAATGA
- a CDS encoding acetyl-CoA carboxylase, biotin carboxyl carrier protein — translation MKIDSAAVRQLSDLLKDTDLSEIEYESEGCRIRVARHQGPVGYHHPLSHMVGSASQASAEPAAVASANLDAHPGTMKSPMVGTVYLSPKPGDPPFVTVGATVTAGQTIMIIEAMKVMNPLKAPKSGKITHILVEDTHPVEFDEPLLIIE, via the coding sequence ATGAAGATAGACTCTGCGGCTGTGCGCCAGCTGTCTGACTTACTTAAAGACACAGATCTTTCCGAAATTGAATATGAATCTGAAGGCTGTCGTATTCGGGTGGCACGCCATCAAGGCCCGGTTGGATACCATCATCCCCTATCTCATATGGTTGGGAGCGCTTCACAAGCCTCTGCTGAGCCAGCGGCGGTTGCTTCGGCGAATCTTGATGCTCACCCTGGCACGATGAAATCTCCCATGGTGGGAACAGTTTACTTATCCCCCAAGCCCGGAGATCCTCCCTTTGTTACGGTGGGTGCCACAGTTACAGCGGGTCAGACCATTATGATTATTGAGGCCATGAAGGTGATGAATCCCTTAAAGGCTCCCAAATCTGGCAAAATAACCCATATTTTGGTGGAAGACACTCACCCCGTCGAGTTCGATGAACCCTTGCTGATCATTGAATAA